From one Streptomyces mobaraensis genomic stretch:
- a CDS encoding AAA family ATPase, whose translation MRGLRPRTPGGLKSACPAFEDERRSREKGVWGAAPGIGEGAGPGHPPPHDPPHETECHRMQYPVGQPLPPTHPPMPLDPATAPVAVLLIGPAGAGKTTAARHWADTRRAPTAHISLDDVREWVRAGFADPQAGWNERSEAQYRLARRTCGFAARNFLANGISCILDDAVFPDRPAVGLGGWKRHVGPGLLPVVLLPGLDVVLERNAERRGNRRLGDEEVARIHGRMAGWYGSGLPIIDNSQQDVATTARLIDEAVARSFATPPAW comes from the coding sequence TTGCGGGGGCTCCGCCCCCGCACCCCCGGCGGGCTGAAATCAGCCTGTCCGGCGTTTGAGGACGAGCGGCGAAGCCGCGAAAAGGGGGTCTGGGGCGCAGCCCCAGGAATCGGCGAAGGGGCGGGACCGGGGCACCCCCCGCCACACGACCCACCGCACGAGACGGAGTGCCACCGGATGCAGTACCCAGTGGGACAGCCGCTGCCGCCCACCCACCCTCCGATGCCCTTGGACCCCGCCACCGCACCCGTCGCGGTGCTCCTGATCGGTCCGGCCGGAGCGGGGAAGACCACGGCGGCGCGGCACTGGGCCGACACCCGCCGGGCGCCCACGGCGCACATCAGCCTGGACGACGTCCGGGAGTGGGTGCGGGCCGGTTTCGCCGACCCGCAGGCCGGGTGGAACGAGCGGTCCGAGGCCCAGTACCGGCTGGCCCGCCGCACCTGCGGCTTCGCCGCCCGGAACTTCCTGGCCAACGGCATCTCCTGCATCCTCGACGACGCGGTCTTCCCGGACCGGCCCGCCGTCGGCCTGGGCGGCTGGAAGCGGCACGTCGGCCCGGGCCTGCTGCCCGTCGTCCTGCTGCCGGGGCTCGATGTGGTGCTGGAGCGCAACGCCGAGCGGCGAGGCAACCGGCGGCTGGGCGACGAGGAGGTGGCGCGCATCCACGGGCGGATGGCCGGCTGGTACGGCTCCGGGCTGCCGATCATCGACAACTCGCAGCAGGACGTGGCCACCACGGCGCGGCTCATCGACGAGGCCGTGGCCCGCTCCTTCGCCACTCCGCCGGCCTGGTAG
- the mltG gene encoding endolytic transglycosylase MltG has product MTEYGRGSGSQPWNPGDPHHGDPGYEGQRHPPQQQPYYGQQQYPDQGFPEQQQYGWEQSSQGGGGHYGDPHAQSRQQYGQSDQPGGGYYGQGGGYPGQDGQSYDTGQHPHVQQQTYDTGQHPQPGGQQGYDTGQHPQPSYDTGQHPHPAYDTGQHPQQAYDTGQHPHPSYDTGQHPQQSYDTGQHPRPGEQRVPRQTPAKEPHEEWLEESSGEHSLLSKSAAAPAPRSSPAIDLLPGGVTDEADEDDADGADDEPRRGRRGGGSGGKGKKQPKRRSGTACLVVAVVLIGAVGGLGYLGYDYWETNYGPAPDYEGEGTGSVQVDIPKGTGLTQMGDLLQKNGVVKSARAFTEAAGTKLIQPGTYTLHKEMSAESAVTMMTDTKNLLTLREGIRAAEVYSSIDKKLELKPGTTKDVAKAQAKNLGLPDWATADPDVKDPLEGFLFPSQYNAGKGTKPEEILRQMVKRAKANYEQQDLEGKAKELGLKSPLQVITVASLVQVEGKYKHDFDKIARVVYNRLKPDNKETYGLLDFDSTVNYAKSQSTLDTGSVNDLRKFKDPYNTYSIKGLPPGPISNPGMDALKSALEPASGPWYYFVSINENETLFAVTNAEHNRNRERYRQEHGKTGQ; this is encoded by the coding sequence ATGACTGAGTACGGCCGGGGTTCCGGCTCCCAACCGTGGAATCCCGGCGACCCCCACCACGGGGACCCGGGGTACGAGGGTCAGCGGCATCCTCCGCAGCAGCAGCCGTACTACGGTCAGCAGCAGTATCCGGACCAGGGGTTTCCCGAACAGCAGCAGTACGGCTGGGAGCAGTCGTCGCAGGGCGGTGGGGGCCACTACGGTGACCCCCACGCGCAGTCCCGGCAGCAGTACGGCCAGTCCGACCAGCCGGGCGGGGGCTACTACGGGCAGGGCGGCGGATACCCGGGGCAGGACGGACAGTCCTACGACACGGGTCAGCACCCGCACGTACAGCAGCAGACGTACGACACCGGGCAGCACCCGCAGCCCGGCGGACAGCAGGGGTACGACACGGGGCAGCATCCGCAGCCGTCCTATGACACGGGTCAGCACCCGCATCCGGCGTATGACACCGGGCAGCATCCCCAGCAGGCGTACGACACCGGGCAGCACCCGCATCCGTCCTACGACACGGGTCAGCATCCGCAGCAGTCCTACGACACGGGTCAGCACCCGCGCCCGGGCGAGCAGCGGGTGCCGCGGCAGACGCCCGCCAAGGAGCCGCACGAGGAGTGGCTGGAGGAGTCCTCCGGCGAGCACTCCCTGCTCTCCAAGTCCGCCGCGGCCCCGGCCCCCCGGTCGTCCCCGGCCATAGACCTCCTCCCGGGCGGCGTCACGGACGAGGCCGACGAAGACGACGCTGACGGGGCGGACGACGAGCCGCGGCGCGGCCGACGCGGCGGCGGGTCCGGCGGCAAGGGCAAGAAGCAGCCCAAGCGCCGCAGCGGTACGGCCTGCCTGGTCGTCGCGGTGGTGCTGATCGGCGCCGTCGGGGGCCTCGGCTACCTGGGCTACGACTACTGGGAGACGAACTACGGCCCCGCGCCCGACTACGAGGGCGAGGGCACCGGATCCGTCCAGGTGGACATCCCCAAGGGCACCGGTCTCACCCAGATGGGTGACCTTCTCCAGAAGAACGGCGTGGTCAAGAGCGCCCGGGCGTTCACCGAGGCGGCGGGCACCAAGCTCATCCAGCCCGGTACGTACACCCTGCACAAGGAGATGTCGGCCGAGTCCGCCGTCACGATGATGACGGACACCAAGAACCTGCTGACCCTCCGCGAGGGCATCCGGGCCGCCGAGGTCTACAGCTCCATCGACAAGAAGCTGGAGCTCAAGCCGGGCACCACCAAGGACGTCGCCAAGGCGCAGGCCAAGAACCTGGGCCTGCCCGACTGGGCGACCGCCGACCCGGACGTCAAGGACCCGCTGGAGGGCTTCCTCTTCCCGTCGCAGTACAACGCGGGCAAGGGCACCAAGCCGGAGGAGATCCTCCGGCAGATGGTGAAGCGGGCGAAGGCCAACTACGAGCAGCAGGACCTGGAGGGCAAGGCCAAGGAGCTGGGCCTCAAGTCCCCGCTCCAGGTGATCACCGTCGCCAGCCTGGTCCAGGTCGAGGGCAAGTACAAGCACGACTTCGACAAGATCGCCCGGGTCGTCTACAACCGGCTCAAGCCGGACAACAAGGAGACGTACGGCCTCCTGGACTTCGACTCCACGGTCAACTACGCCAAGAGCCAGTCCACCCTGGACACCGGCTCCGTCAACGACCTGCGCAAGTTCAAGGACCCGTACAACACCTACAGCATCAAGGGCCTGCCGCCCGGGCCGATCAGCAACCCCGGCATGGACGCCCTGAAGTCGGCGCTCGAACCCGCCTCCGGGCCCTGGTACTACTTCGTCTCGATCAACGAGAACGAGACGCTTTTCGCGGTGACCAACGCGGAGCACAACAGGAACCGGGAGCGGTACCGGCAGGAGCACGGAAAGACCGGCCAATGA
- the alaS gene encoding alanine--tRNA ligase: MESAEIRRRWLRFFEERGHTVVPSASLIADDPTLLLVPAGMVPFKPYFLGEVKPPFSRATSVQKCVRTPDIEEVGKTTRHGTFFQMCGNFSFGDYFKEGAIKLSWELLTSSVADGGYGLDPEKLWITVYQDDDEAERIWRDTVGVPAERIQRLGKKDNFWSMGVPGPCGPCSEINYDRGPEFGAEGGPAVNDERYVEIWNLVFMQYERGAGDGKEDFPILGDLPAQNIDTGLGLERLAMILQGVRNMYETDTLRVVIDKATELTGVAYGKADASDVSLRVVADHMRTSVMLIGDGVTPGNEGRGYVLRRIMRRAIRNMRMLGATGPVVADLLDVIINTMGQQYPELVEDRKRIETVALAEEAAFLKALKGGTNILDTAVTETKAAGGTVLSGDKAFLLHDTWGFPIDLTLEMAAEQGLSVDEDGFRRLMKEQRDRAKADAKAKKTGHADLSAYREVADTAGATDFTGYTLTENEATVVGLLVDGVPSPAASEGDEVEIVLDRTPFYAEGGGQLADQGRIKLHNGAVVEIRDVQKPVPGVNVHKGVVQVGEVTVGASAYAVIDVKRRRAIARAHSATHLTHQALRDALGPTAAQAGSENSPGRFRFDFGSPTAVPGTVLTDVEQRINEVLSHELDVHAEVMSLDEAKKSGAIAEFGEKYGERVRVVTIGDFSKELCGGTHVANTAQLGLVKLLGESSIGSGVRRVEALVGADAYDFLAKEHTVVAQLTELVKGRPEELPEKISGMLAKLRDAEKEIERYRAEKVLQAAAGLAQGAKDVHGTALVTGTVPDGTGADDLRKLVLDVRGRITGGRPAVVALFTVANGRPLTVIATNEAARERGLKAGDLVRTAAKTLGGGGGGKPDVAQGGGQNPEAVADAIAAVERLVAEAA, from the coding sequence ATGGAGTCCGCTGAAATCCGCCGCCGCTGGCTGCGCTTCTTCGAAGAGCGTGGGCACACCGTCGTGCCGTCGGCGTCGCTCATCGCGGACGACCCGACGCTGCTCCTCGTGCCCGCGGGCATGGTGCCCTTCAAGCCCTACTTCCTCGGTGAGGTCAAGCCGCCGTTCAGCCGCGCCACCAGCGTGCAGAAGTGCGTCCGCACGCCGGACATCGAGGAGGTCGGCAAGACCACCCGGCACGGCACGTTCTTCCAGATGTGCGGCAACTTCTCGTTCGGCGACTACTTCAAGGAGGGCGCGATCAAGCTCTCCTGGGAGCTGCTGACCTCGTCCGTCGCCGACGGCGGCTACGGCCTCGACCCCGAGAAGCTCTGGATCACCGTCTACCAGGACGACGACGAGGCGGAGCGGATCTGGCGGGACACCGTCGGCGTCCCCGCCGAGCGCATCCAGCGCCTGGGCAAGAAGGACAACTTCTGGTCCATGGGCGTCCCCGGCCCCTGCGGCCCCTGCTCGGAGATCAACTACGACCGCGGCCCCGAGTTCGGCGCCGAGGGCGGCCCGGCCGTCAACGACGAGCGGTACGTGGAGATCTGGAACCTGGTCTTCATGCAGTACGAGCGGGGTGCCGGCGACGGCAAGGAGGACTTCCCGATCCTCGGCGACCTCCCCGCCCAGAACATCGACACCGGCCTCGGCCTCGAGCGCCTCGCGATGATCCTGCAGGGCGTCCGGAACATGTACGAGACCGACACCCTGCGCGTCGTCATCGACAAGGCCACCGAGCTCACCGGCGTCGCCTACGGCAAGGCCGACGCCTCCGACGTCTCGCTGCGCGTGGTCGCCGACCACATGCGCACCTCCGTGATGCTCATCGGCGACGGCGTCACCCCCGGCAACGAGGGCCGCGGCTACGTCCTGCGCCGCATCATGCGCCGCGCCATCCGCAACATGCGGATGCTGGGCGCCACCGGCCCGGTCGTCGCCGACCTGCTCGACGTGATCATCAACACGATGGGGCAGCAGTACCCGGAGCTCGTCGAGGACCGCAAGCGCATCGAGACCGTCGCGCTCGCCGAGGAGGCCGCCTTCCTCAAGGCCCTCAAGGGCGGCACGAACATCCTCGACACCGCCGTGACCGAGACCAAGGCCGCCGGCGGCACGGTCCTCTCCGGCGACAAGGCGTTCCTGCTCCACGACACCTGGGGCTTCCCGATCGACCTCACCCTGGAGATGGCCGCCGAGCAGGGCCTCTCCGTGGACGAGGACGGCTTCCGCCGCCTGATGAAGGAGCAGCGGGACCGGGCCAAGGCCGACGCCAAGGCCAAGAAGACCGGCCACGCCGACCTGTCCGCCTACCGCGAGGTCGCCGACACCGCCGGTGCCACCGACTTCACCGGCTACACCCTCACCGAGAACGAGGCCACCGTCGTCGGCCTGCTCGTCGACGGCGTCCCGTCGCCGGCCGCCTCCGAGGGCGACGAGGTCGAGATCGTCCTCGACCGTACGCCGTTCTACGCCGAGGGTGGTGGCCAGCTGGCCGACCAGGGGCGTATCAAGCTGCACAACGGCGCCGTGGTCGAGATCCGCGACGTGCAGAAGCCCGTTCCGGGCGTCAATGTCCACAAGGGCGTCGTCCAGGTCGGTGAGGTGACGGTCGGCGCTTCGGCGTACGCCGTCATCGACGTCAAGCGCCGCCGGGCCATCGCCCGCGCCCACAGCGCCACCCACCTGACCCACCAGGCGCTGCGCGACGCGCTCGGCCCGACGGCCGCCCAGGCCGGTTCGGAGAACTCGCCCGGCCGCTTCCGCTTCGACTTCGGCTCCCCGACCGCCGTGCCCGGCACCGTCCTCACCGACGTCGAGCAGCGGATCAACGAGGTGCTCTCGCATGAACTCGACGTCCACGCCGAGGTCATGAGCCTGGACGAGGCCAAGAAGTCCGGCGCGATCGCCGAGTTCGGCGAGAAGTACGGCGAGCGGGTACGCGTCGTGACCATCGGCGACTTCTCCAAGGAGCTGTGCGGCGGTACGCACGTCGCCAACACCGCCCAGCTGGGCCTGGTGAAGCTGCTCGGCGAGTCCTCGATCGGCTCCGGCGTGCGCCGCGTCGAGGCCCTGGTCGGCGCCGACGCGTACGACTTCCTGGCCAAGGAGCACACGGTCGTCGCCCAGCTCACCGAGCTGGTCAAGGGCCGCCCGGAGGAGCTGCCGGAGAAGATCTCGGGCATGCTCGCCAAGCTCCGGGACGCCGAGAAGGAGATCGAGCGCTACCGCGCCGAGAAGGTGCTCCAGGCCGCCGCCGGGCTGGCCCAGGGTGCCAAGGACGTCCACGGCACCGCCTTGGTCACCGGCACCGTGCCGGACGGCACCGGCGCCGACGACCTGCGCAAGCTGGTCCTCGACGTCCGCGGCCGGATCACCGGCGGCCGCCCGGCCGTCGTCGCCCTGTTCACCGTGGCCAACGGCCGCCCGCTGACCGTCATCGCCACCAACGAGGCCGCCCGCGAGCGCGGTCTCAAGGCCGGCGACCTGGTCCGTACGGCCGCCAAGACCCTCGGCGGCGGCGGTGGCGGCAAGCCGGACGTCGCCCAGGGCGGCGGCCAGAACCCGGAGGCCGTGGCCGACGCCATCGCCGCCGTGGAGCGGCTCGTGGCGGAGGCGGCCTGA
- the aroB gene encoding 3-dehydroquinate synthase encodes MTDAPTRIQVAGTAGTAPYEVLIGHRLLGELPALIGTDARRVAVLHPEALAETGEVLRADLADQGYEAIAIQVPNAEEAKTAEVAAYCWKALGQSGFTRTDVVVGVGGGATTDLAGFVAATWLRGVRWIAVPTTVLAMVDAAVGGKTGINTAEGKNLVGAFHPPAGVLCDLSALESLPVHDYVSGLAEVIKAGFIADPVILDLIESDPAAARTPSGAHTAELIERAIRVKADVVSQDLKESGLREILNYGHTLAHAIEKNERYNWRHGAAVAVGMVFAAELGRIAGRLDDATADRHRAVLESVGLPVTYRGDQWPKLLETMKIDKKTRGDRLRFIVLDGLAKPVVLEAPDPAMLLAAHAEIAA; translated from the coding sequence ATGACCGACGCACCCACCCGTATCCAGGTCGCCGGCACCGCCGGCACCGCGCCGTATGAGGTCCTGATCGGGCACCGGCTGCTGGGCGAACTGCCCGCGCTCATCGGGACGGACGCCCGGCGCGTGGCCGTCCTGCACCCGGAGGCGCTGGCCGAGACCGGCGAGGTGCTCCGCGCCGACCTGGCCGACCAGGGCTACGAGGCCATCGCCATCCAGGTGCCGAACGCGGAGGAGGCCAAGACCGCCGAGGTCGCCGCCTACTGCTGGAAGGCGCTCGGGCAGTCCGGCTTCACCCGCACCGACGTCGTCGTCGGCGTCGGCGGCGGCGCCACCACCGACCTGGCCGGCTTCGTCGCCGCCACCTGGCTGCGCGGCGTGCGCTGGATCGCGGTGCCCACCACCGTGCTGGCGATGGTCGACGCCGCCGTCGGCGGCAAGACCGGCATCAACACCGCCGAGGGCAAGAACCTCGTCGGCGCCTTCCACCCGCCGGCCGGGGTGCTCTGCGACCTGTCCGCGCTGGAGTCGCTGCCGGTCCACGACTACGTCAGCGGGCTCGCCGAGGTCATCAAGGCCGGCTTCATCGCCGACCCGGTGATCCTCGACCTGATCGAGAGCGACCCCGCGGCCGCCCGCACCCCGTCCGGCGCGCACACCGCCGAGCTCATCGAGCGCGCCATCCGGGTCAAGGCCGACGTCGTCTCCCAGGACCTCAAGGAGTCCGGCCTCCGCGAGATCCTCAACTACGGGCACACCCTCGCCCACGCCATCGAGAAGAACGAGCGGTACAACTGGCGGCACGGCGCGGCCGTCGCCGTCGGCATGGTCTTCGCCGCCGAACTCGGCCGGATCGCCGGCCGGCTGGACGACGCGACGGCCGACCGGCACCGCGCGGTGCTGGAGTCCGTCGGACTGCCGGTGACCTACCGGGGCGACCAGTGGCCCAAGCTGCTGGAGACGATGAAGATCGACAAGAAGACGCGGGGCGACCGGCTGCGCTTCATCGTGCTCGACGGGCTGGCGAAGCCGGTGGTGCTGGAGGCTCCGGATCCGGCGATGCTGCTGGCCGCGCATGCGGAGATCGCGGCGTGA
- a CDS encoding shikimate kinase, whose amino-acid sequence MTGPVAVLVGPPGAGKSTVGALLAERLGTGYRDTDADIERTAGKPIPEIFLDEGEPHFRELERQAVRAAVAEHPGVLSLGGGAVMDPDTRALLKGLPVVFLDVDLADAVRRVGLDAPRPLLAVNPRKRWRELMEARRPLYTEVARVVVATGGRGPAEVADAVLDSLRPQPGARTHDTSQ is encoded by the coding sequence GTGACCGGGCCGGTCGCTGTATTGGTCGGCCCGCCCGGAGCCGGGAAGTCGACCGTCGGAGCGCTGCTCGCCGAGCGGCTCGGCACCGGCTACCGGGACACCGACGCCGACATCGAGCGGACCGCCGGCAAGCCCATCCCGGAGATCTTCCTGGACGAGGGCGAGCCGCACTTCCGTGAGCTGGAGCGGCAGGCCGTGCGCGCCGCCGTGGCGGAGCACCCCGGGGTGCTCTCGCTCGGCGGCGGCGCCGTCATGGACCCGGACACCCGGGCGCTGCTCAAGGGGCTGCCCGTCGTCTTCCTCGACGTCGACCTGGCCGACGCGGTACGGCGGGTGGGGCTGGACGCCCCGCGTCCGCTGCTGGCCGTCAACCCGCGCAAGCGGTGGCGGGAGCTGATGGAGGCCCGCCGCCCGCTCTACACCGAGGTCGCCCGGGTCGTCGTCGCCACCGGAGGCCGCGGCCCGGCCGAGGTGGCCGACGCGGTGCTCGACAGCCTGCGCCCGCAGCCCGGCGCCCGTACCCACGACACCTCGCAGTGA
- the aroQ gene encoding type II 3-dehydroquinate dehydratase, with protein sequence MSGVQRVLVLNGPNLGRLGSREPDVYGSTSYAGLVEECARLGAELGFDVDVRETNDEGELVRWLHEAADGRVPVVINPGAFTHYSYAMRDAASQRTAPLIEVHISNPHAREAFRHTSVISAVASGTIAGFGVGSYRLALRALAEELRG encoded by the coding sequence GTGAGCGGCGTTCAGCGGGTCCTGGTGCTGAATGGGCCCAACCTCGGGCGGCTCGGCTCCCGCGAGCCCGACGTCTACGGGTCCACCTCGTACGCCGGGCTCGTCGAGGAGTGCGCCCGGCTCGGTGCGGAGCTCGGCTTCGACGTCGACGTGCGGGAGACCAACGACGAGGGGGAGCTGGTCCGCTGGCTGCACGAGGCGGCGGACGGGCGGGTGCCCGTCGTGATCAATCCCGGTGCTTTCACGCATTACTCGTATGCGATGCGGGACGCCGCCTCTCAGCGGACCGCGCCGCTGATCGAGGTGCACATCTCCAATCCGCATGCGCGGGAGGCGTTCCGGCACACCTCCGTGATCTCCGCTGTCGCGTCCGGGACGATCGCCGGGTTCGGTGTCGGGTCGTACCGGCTCGCGTTGCGGGCGCTCGCGGAGGAACTCCGCGGCTGA
- the aroC gene encoding chorismate synthase has translation MSRLRWLTAGESHGPALVATLEGLPAGVPVTTEMVADHLARRRLGYGRGARMKFERDEVTFLGGVRHGLSMGSPVAVMVGNTEWPKWEKVMAADPVDPAELAELARNAPLTRPRPGHADLAGMQKYGFDEARPVLERASARETAARVALGAVARSFLKEAAGIEIVSHVVELAAAKAPYGVYPKPSDVERLDADPVRCLDAAASEAMVAEIDQAHKDGDTLGGVVEVLAYGVPVGLGSHVHWDRRLDARLAAALMGIQAIKGVELGDGFDLARVPGSKAHDEIVATEEGVRRTSGRSGGTEGGLTTGELLRVRAAMKPIATVPKALATIDVTTGEAAKAHHQRSDVCAVPAAGIVAEAMVALVLADAVVEKFGGDSVTETRRNVRGYLDNLAIK, from the coding sequence TTGAGCAGGTTGCGCTGGCTGACGGCCGGGGAGTCGCACGGTCCGGCCCTGGTGGCGACGCTGGAGGGGCTGCCCGCGGGCGTCCCGGTCACCACGGAGATGGTGGCGGACCACCTGGCCCGGCGGCGCCTCGGCTATGGGCGCGGCGCCCGGATGAAGTTCGAGCGGGACGAGGTGACCTTCCTCGGCGGGGTGCGGCACGGCCTGTCCATGGGCTCCCCGGTCGCGGTCATGGTGGGCAACACCGAGTGGCCCAAGTGGGAGAAGGTCATGGCCGCCGACCCGGTGGACCCGGCCGAGCTCGCCGAACTCGCCCGCAACGCCCCGCTGACCCGGCCGCGCCCCGGCCACGCGGACCTCGCCGGCATGCAGAAGTACGGCTTCGACGAGGCCCGTCCGGTCCTGGAGCGGGCCTCCGCGCGGGAGACCGCGGCCCGCGTCGCGCTCGGCGCCGTCGCCCGCTCCTTCCTGAAGGAGGCGGCCGGCATCGAGATCGTCTCCCACGTCGTCGAGCTGGCCGCCGCCAAGGCGCCGTACGGCGTGTACCCGAAGCCCTCGGACGTCGAGCGGCTGGACGCCGACCCGGTGCGCTGCCTCGACGCCGCCGCGAGCGAGGCGATGGTCGCAGAGATCGACCAGGCGCACAAGGACGGCGACACCCTCGGCGGCGTCGTCGAGGTCCTCGCCTACGGCGTGCCCGTCGGCCTCGGCTCGCACGTGCACTGGGACCGGCGGCTGGACGCCCGGCTCGCCGCCGCCCTGATGGGCATCCAGGCGATCAAGGGCGTCGAGCTCGGCGACGGCTTCGACCTGGCCCGGGTGCCCGGCTCGAAGGCGCACGACGAGATCGTCGCCACCGAGGAGGGCGTGCGCCGCACGTCCGGCCGCTCCGGCGGCACCGAGGGCGGCCTGACCACCGGCGAACTGCTGCGCGTCCGCGCCGCGATGAAGCCCATCGCCACCGTGCCGAAGGCGCTCGCCACCATCGACGTCACCACCGGCGAGGCCGCCAAGGCCCACCACCAGCGCTCCGACGTGTGCGCCGTCCCCGCGGCCGGCATCGTCGCCGAGGCGATGGTGGCGCTCGTCCTGGCGGACGCCGTGGTGGAGAAGTTCGGCGGCGACAGCGTCACCGAGACCCGCCGCAACGTCCGCGGCTACCTCGACAACCTGGCCATCAAGTGA
- a CDS encoding shikimate dehydrogenase, with translation MTTRHRAAVLGSPIAHSLSPVLHRAAYAALGLGEWTYDRYEVDEAALPAFVERLDDSWAGLSLTMPLKRAVIPLLDGISDTARSVEAVNTVLVGEDGRLTGDNTDIPGLVAALRERGVDKVASAAVLGAGATASSALAALAGICAGEVTAYVRSAGRAAEMRRWGERLGVPVRTADWSRAAEAFEAPLVVATTPAGAADALAAAVPDRPGTLFDVLYEPWPTPLAAAWAARGGTVLGGLDLLVHQAVLQVERMTGVSPAPLAAMRAAGEAALAAR, from the coding sequence ATGACCACACGCCACCGCGCGGCCGTCCTCGGCTCGCCCATCGCCCACTCGCTCTCCCCGGTCCTGCACCGGGCCGCCTACGCCGCGCTCGGCCTGGGGGAGTGGACGTACGACCGGTACGAGGTCGACGAGGCCGCGCTGCCGGCCTTCGTCGAGCGGCTGGACGACAGCTGGGCCGGCCTCTCGCTGACCATGCCGCTCAAGCGGGCGGTCATCCCGCTGCTGGACGGGATCAGCGACACCGCGCGGTCCGTCGAGGCCGTCAACACCGTCCTCGTCGGCGAGGACGGCCGGCTCACCGGCGACAACACGGACATCCCGGGCCTGGTCGCCGCCCTGCGCGAGCGCGGCGTCGACAAGGTCGCCTCGGCCGCCGTGCTGGGCGCCGGGGCCACCGCGTCCTCGGCGCTCGCCGCGCTCGCCGGGATCTGCGCCGGCGAGGTCACCGCCTACGTCCGCAGCGCCGGGCGGGCCGCCGAGATGCGGCGGTGGGGTGAACGGCTCGGGGTGCCTGTCCGCACCGCCGACTGGTCCCGCGCCGCCGAGGCGTTCGAGGCCCCGCTGGTCGTCGCGACCACCCCGGCCGGGGCCGCGGACGCGCTCGCGGCCGCCGTCCCCGACCGGCCCGGCACCCTCTTCGACGTCCTCTACGAGCCCTGGCCGACCCCGCTGGCGGCGGCCTGGGCCGCGCGCGGCGGCACGGTCCTGGGCGGCCTCGACCTGCTCGTCCACCAGGCGGTGCTCCAGGTCGAGCGGATGACGGGCGTCTCGCCGGCACCGCTCGCGGCCATGCGGGCCGCCGGGGAAGCGGCCCTCGCGGCCCGCTGA
- the ruvX gene encoding Holliday junction resolvase RuvX produces the protein MTVRRGRRIAVDVGDARIGVASCDPDGILATPVETVPGRDIPQAHKRLAAIVAEYEPVEVVVGLPRSLKGGEGPAAAKVRTFAKEMARRVAPVPVRLVDERMTTVTAAQGLRASGVNTKKGRSVVDQAAAVIILQNALETERTSGRPPGEPVEVVI, from the coding sequence CTGACCGTGCGACGTGGCAGACGCATCGCCGTCGACGTCGGGGACGCCCGGATCGGGGTCGCCTCGTGCGACCCCGACGGGATCCTCGCCACACCGGTCGAGACCGTGCCCGGGCGGGACATCCCGCAGGCCCACAAGCGACTCGCGGCGATCGTCGCGGAGTACGAGCCCGTCGAGGTCGTCGTCGGCCTGCCCCGCTCCCTCAAGGGGGGAGAGGGGCCGGCCGCGGCCAAGGTGCGCACGTTCGCCAAGGAGATGGCCCGGCGCGTCGCGCCGGTGCCCGTCCGGCTGGTGGACGAGCGGATGACCACGGTCACCGCGGCCCAGGGGCTGCGCGCGTCCGGGGTCAACACCAAGAAGGGCCGGTCCGTCGTCGACCAGGCGGCGGCCGTGATCATCCTGCAGAACGCCCTGGAGACCGAGAGGACGTCGGGGCGCCCTCCGGGCGAACCCGTCGAAGTGGTCATCTGA